In one window of Paraburkholderia phymatum STM815 DNA:
- a CDS encoding LysR family transcriptional regulator yields the protein MFSQFTDLDLRLIRVFLAIVDAGGVSPAQAALNVGQSTISTQLSTLETRLGYRLCERGRSGFSLTARGEQFVEAARALLCAVDAFGVQARNVGRKLVGTLGIGMIGHTPVSESARISDAIARFRARDESVRFSILVRSPGELEELLLSGRIQIGIGYFWHRVPSLEYTEIFSEEQFAYCAKGHPLFAQAGNVSAADAAQHEWAWRSYPLPEADASATPHNVTAVADNMEAVAMLVLSGHHLGYLPGHFAAPYVKEGLLAAVNRQQMGYRVAFHMVTRTRQHRTEIVDAFIDDMKAAHPSPGLQA from the coding sequence ATGTTCTCGCAATTCACCGATCTCGATCTGCGCCTGATTCGCGTGTTCCTCGCCATTGTGGACGCGGGCGGCGTCTCGCCTGCTCAGGCTGCCTTGAACGTAGGACAGTCGACCATCAGCACGCAACTGTCGACGCTCGAGACGCGTCTGGGCTACCGGCTATGCGAGCGCGGGCGCAGCGGTTTTAGCCTGACCGCGCGAGGCGAACAGTTCGTCGAAGCGGCGCGCGCATTGCTTTGCGCCGTCGATGCGTTCGGCGTGCAGGCGCGAAACGTCGGACGAAAGCTGGTCGGCACGCTCGGGATCGGCATGATTGGCCACACGCCGGTGTCGGAAAGTGCGCGAATCAGCGATGCAATTGCGCGGTTTCGCGCTCGCGACGAATCGGTGCGTTTCTCAATTCTGGTGCGCTCACCTGGCGAACTCGAAGAACTGCTGTTGAGCGGACGGATTCAGATCGGCATCGGATACTTCTGGCATCGCGTGCCGTCGCTTGAGTACACGGAGATTTTTTCCGAGGAACAGTTCGCGTATTGCGCGAAAGGGCATCCGCTCTTCGCGCAGGCAGGCAATGTCTCAGCCGCCGACGCCGCGCAGCACGAATGGGCATGGCGCAGCTATCCGTTGCCGGAAGCCGACGCGTCGGCGACGCCGCACAATGTCACCGCCGTCGCCGACAACATGGAGGCCGTCGCGATGCTCGTGCTATCGGGGCATCACCTCGGCTATCTGCCGGGGCACTTCGCGGCGCCATATGTGAAGGAAGGTTTGCTCGCCGCGGTAAACCGTCAGCAGATGGGCTACCGCGTTGCGTTCCATATGGTCACGCGCACGCGGCAGCATCGGACGGAAATCGTCGATGCGTTTATCGACGATATGAAGGCCGCGCATCCGTCGCCCGGCCTTCAGGCGTGA
- the lolA gene encoding outer membrane lipoprotein chaperone LolA — MLQTIGSKTRLGNLMRALAFGASMLITSHAFASGTEQLKQFVSQVRSARGEFVQTEVRAPSNAQQQASGVLSTQNASQNKVSSGSFTFARPGKFIWAYEKPYAQLLQADGDKLYVYDKDLNQVTVRKLGGALGASPAAILFGSNDLDKNFTLKDAGVKAGIDWLELIPKSKDTQFQRVGIGFKEGNLEAMELHDVFGNVTLLKFSNIQKNPSLPADAFKFTVPKGADVING, encoded by the coding sequence ATGCTGCAAACCATTGGGTCTAAGACCCGTCTTGGCAATCTGATGCGCGCGCTCGCTTTCGGCGCATCGATGCTCATCACTTCGCATGCGTTCGCGAGCGGCACTGAGCAACTCAAGCAATTCGTGTCGCAAGTGCGTTCCGCGCGCGGCGAGTTCGTGCAGACGGAAGTGCGGGCGCCGAGTAACGCGCAGCAACAGGCGAGCGGCGTGCTATCGACGCAAAACGCGTCGCAGAACAAGGTGTCGAGTGGCTCGTTTACGTTCGCGCGGCCGGGCAAGTTCATCTGGGCGTACGAAAAGCCGTATGCACAGCTGCTACAGGCCGACGGCGACAAGCTCTACGTGTACGACAAGGATCTGAACCAGGTGACGGTGCGCAAGCTTGGCGGCGCGCTCGGCGCGAGCCCGGCCGCAATCCTGTTCGGCAGCAACGATCTCGACAAGAATTTCACGCTGAAGGACGCGGGCGTGAAGGCGGGCATCGACTGGCTCGAACTCATTCCGAAGTCGAAGGACACGCAGTTTCAGCGCGTCGGCATCGGCTTCAAGGAGGGCAACCTCGAAGCAATGGAACTTCACGATGTGTTCGGCAACGTGACGTTGCTGAAATTCTCCAACATCCAGAAGAATCCGTCGCTGCCCGCCGACGCGTTCAAGTTCACGGTGCCGAAGGGCGCCGATGTGATCAACGGCTAA
- a CDS encoding tetratricopeptide repeat protein: MYGDWQNSQAKVDRYSSAVSQYGNARFDAALALLEPLLTSHTADAHVFNLAAACCLSLDRLDHAEIYWRRAIALKPDYCDAHNNLGVVLKESGRLDEAKACYHKALSISPTHAGAYVNLGRLHAQLGRSDEAESCYLRALELQPGDGDVYVNLGVLYQEQMRLREAEAAYKSAIAANPRDAKAHFNLGVVLKMQHRFAEAEASYRHTLALRPDYFEVKINLAHLLLNVGRLEEGWALFETRYERAWPARKVAPPPVDFPLWRGEPLAGKSLLVWPEQGHGDSLQFCRYLPMLKALGLAKLSLACSPALRSLLETIEGVDACIPLDGEHDIPKHDYVCLTMSLPHRLGTTLTTIPAGTPYLSVPPAYAAQWKGRLPEGARRVGLVWAGDPRPDQPAINAVDRRRSLDARAYLPLLRVPGITFISLQKGALTQPQIDTLPLEFRPFDPMHGVHEFADTAAIIEQLDLVISVDTSIAHLAGALNRPTWVLSRYDGCWRWLHDRDDTPWYPRTRLFRQTQPGEWDGVIERVRIALEQWPAHERAPT; encoded by the coding sequence ATGTACGGTGATTGGCAGAATTCCCAGGCCAAAGTTGATCGTTATTCATCCGCCGTCTCCCAGTATGGCAACGCACGCTTCGATGCCGCGCTCGCACTGCTCGAACCGCTGCTGACATCGCATACCGCCGATGCGCACGTTTTCAATCTGGCCGCCGCGTGCTGCCTGTCGCTGGATCGTTTGGACCATGCGGAGATCTACTGGCGGCGAGCAATCGCACTGAAGCCCGATTACTGCGACGCGCACAACAACCTCGGCGTCGTGCTGAAAGAGTCGGGCCGCCTGGACGAAGCAAAGGCCTGCTATCACAAGGCACTCTCGATTTCGCCGACACACGCGGGCGCTTACGTGAACCTCGGGCGGCTCCATGCGCAACTAGGCCGTTCGGACGAGGCTGAATCCTGCTATCTGCGCGCGCTGGAACTTCAGCCCGGCGACGGCGATGTCTACGTGAATCTTGGCGTGCTGTATCAGGAGCAAATGCGCTTGCGTGAAGCCGAGGCCGCGTACAAGAGCGCGATTGCCGCCAATCCGCGCGACGCCAAGGCCCATTTCAATCTCGGCGTGGTGCTCAAGATGCAGCATCGCTTCGCCGAAGCGGAAGCGTCGTACCGGCACACGCTTGCGCTTCGGCCCGACTACTTCGAGGTGAAGATCAACCTCGCGCATCTGCTGCTCAACGTGGGTCGCCTGGAGGAGGGATGGGCGCTGTTCGAGACACGCTACGAGCGCGCGTGGCCGGCGCGTAAGGTCGCGCCACCGCCCGTCGATTTCCCGCTCTGGCGCGGCGAGCCGCTCGCGGGCAAATCGTTGCTCGTGTGGCCGGAGCAAGGGCACGGAGACAGTCTGCAATTCTGCCGCTATCTGCCGATGCTCAAGGCGCTCGGCCTCGCGAAGCTGAGCCTCGCGTGTTCGCCTGCGTTGCGCAGCCTGCTCGAAACCATCGAGGGCGTCGACGCATGCATTCCACTCGACGGCGAACACGATATTCCGAAGCACGACTACGTGTGCCTGACGATGAGCCTGCCCCATCGGCTCGGGACGACGCTTACGACCATTCCGGCCGGGACGCCGTATCTGAGCGTGCCGCCGGCATACGCCGCCCAATGGAAAGGACGGTTGCCAGAAGGCGCGCGCAGGGTAGGCCTCGTCTGGGCCGGCGATCCACGTCCCGATCAACCGGCGATCAACGCTGTCGACCGCCGCCGCTCGCTCGACGCGCGCGCGTATCTCCCGCTGCTGCGCGTGCCGGGCATCACGTTCATCAGTCTGCAAAAAGGCGCGTTGACGCAGCCGCAAATCGACACACTACCGCTGGAATTTCGCCCGTTCGATCCGATGCACGGGGTTCACGAGTTCGCCGACACCGCCGCGATCATCGAGCAACTCGACCTCGTGATTTCCGTCGATACCTCCATCGCGCATCTGGCCGGTGCGTTGAACAGGCCGACGTGGGTTCTGTCGCGCTACGACGGCTGCTGGCGCTGGCTACATGATCGCGACGACACGCCGTGGTATCCGCGCACGCGTCTGTTCCGTCAGACGCAGCCAGGCGAGTGGGACGGAGTGATCGAGCGCGTGAGAATCGCGCTCGAACAATGGCCGGCTCACGAACGCGCGCCGACCTGA
- the speB gene encoding agmatinase gives MNTSSNFVSPDLTERPQPLSGNAMPRSGGIATMMRLPNVGSAQGLDVCFVGVPFDLGTSNRTGARFGPRQIRAESVLLRPYNMATRAAPFDSLRVADIGDVAINPYNLLDSICRIERAYDEILEHGTKPITLGGDHTITLPILRAIHRKYGKVGLIHVDAHADVNDMMMGEKIAHGTPFRRAVEEGLLDCDRVVQIGLRGTGYAAEDFDWCRDQGFQVVQAEACWNQSLVPLMSRVREQMGDGPVYFTFDIDGIDPAFAPGTGTPEIAGLTVPQALEIIRGAHGLNIVGCDLVEVAPPYDPFGTTALLGANLAFELLCVLPGVEYRPSTR, from the coding sequence ATGAATACTTCCTCGAATTTCGTTTCCCCCGACCTGACCGAACGGCCGCAGCCGCTGTCAGGCAACGCGATGCCGCGCTCTGGCGGAATCGCCACGATGATGCGGCTGCCGAACGTCGGCTCAGCGCAAGGGCTCGATGTGTGTTTCGTCGGCGTGCCGTTCGATCTGGGCACGTCGAACCGCACAGGCGCGCGCTTCGGCCCGCGTCAGATTCGGGCCGAATCGGTGCTGCTGCGTCCATACAATATGGCAACGCGCGCGGCGCCGTTCGATTCGCTGCGTGTCGCGGATATCGGCGATGTCGCCATCAATCCGTACAACCTGCTGGATTCGATCTGCCGCATTGAGCGCGCTTACGATGAAATCCTGGAACATGGCACGAAGCCGATCACGCTGGGCGGCGACCATACGATCACGCTGCCGATTCTGCGCGCGATCCACCGCAAATATGGCAAGGTCGGCCTGATTCACGTCGACGCCCACGCGGACGTCAACGACATGATGATGGGAGAAAAGATCGCGCACGGCACGCCGTTCCGCCGGGCGGTCGAAGAGGGTTTGCTCGATTGCGACCGCGTAGTGCAGATCGGCTTGCGTGGTACGGGCTACGCGGCGGAAGACTTCGACTGGTGCCGCGATCAGGGCTTTCAGGTCGTGCAGGCAGAAGCGTGCTGGAATCAGTCGCTGGTGCCGCTGATGTCGCGTGTGCGCGAGCAGATGGGCGACGGCCCCGTCTACTTTACGTTCGATATCGACGGGATCGATCCGGCCTTCGCGCCGGGTACGGGCACGCCCGAGATCGCCGGGCTGACGGTGCCGCAGGCGCTCGAAATCATCCGTGGCGCGCACGGGCTGAATATCGTCGGCTGCGATCTGGTGGAGGTCGCGCCGCCATACGATCCGTTCGGCACGACGGCGCTGCTCGGCGCGAACCTTGCCTTTGAACTGTTGTGCGTGCTGCCGGGCGTCGAGTATCGGCCGTCGACGCGATAG
- the cytX gene encoding putative hydroxymethylpyrimidine transporter CytX, with amino-acid sequence MAQDPIAGETGSTYAPLKPVPDGRRAFKTGDAFALWFSLGIGLLVAQAGALLVPGLSLPHALLAILIGSVIGVVLLALAGVIGTDTGLAAMSSLRPTLGVRGASIPAVLNMVQLVGWGSFEVIVMRDSADALSKQAFGFSAPLVWTLIFGVLATLLAISGPLSFVRRFLRSWGIWLLLAGAAWLTYSLLMQHDLGTLMRRPGNGEMPFGGAIDLVVAMPLSWLPLIADYTRFGRKAGETFRGTILGYGIANIWFYALGAVYGLAAGGGDALLTTALAQAGGGFALLLVLIDEIDNAFADVHSAAVSTGTFWTGASVPLLSAAFGALCTLIALAVPMAKYQNFLLLIGSVFAPLFGVVLVDHFIVRKRRIDVEALADTQGRYAYSGGWHMSAFIAWAFGIAAYQAINQWLPNLGATLPALVIGAVFYLAFVSVRKQAYA; translated from the coding sequence ATGGCTCAGGATCCCATTGCCGGCGAGACCGGCTCGACCTACGCGCCGCTCAAGCCGGTGCCGGATGGGCGCCGCGCGTTCAAAACGGGCGACGCTTTCGCTCTATGGTTTTCGCTCGGCATCGGCCTGCTGGTCGCGCAGGCGGGCGCGTTGCTCGTGCCCGGCCTTTCGCTGCCGCACGCGCTGCTGGCAATTCTGATCGGCAGCGTGATCGGCGTCGTGCTGCTCGCGCTCGCGGGCGTGATCGGCACGGACACGGGCCTCGCGGCCATGTCGTCGCTGCGTCCGACGCTCGGCGTGCGCGGCGCGTCGATTCCCGCCGTGCTGAACATGGTTCAACTGGTCGGCTGGGGCTCGTTTGAAGTGATCGTGATGCGCGATTCCGCCGACGCCCTGTCCAAACAGGCGTTCGGCTTCTCGGCCCCGCTCGTCTGGACGCTGATTTTCGGCGTGCTCGCAACACTGCTCGCGATCAGCGGCCCGCTCTCGTTCGTGCGGCGCTTTTTGCGCTCGTGGGGCATCTGGCTGCTGCTCGCGGGCGCCGCGTGGCTCACGTACAGCCTGCTCATGCAGCATGACCTTGGCACGCTGATGCGGCGTCCGGGCAATGGTGAGATGCCGTTCGGCGGCGCGATCGATCTGGTCGTCGCGATGCCGCTGTCATGGCTGCCGCTGATCGCCGATTACACGCGCTTCGGCCGCAAGGCGGGCGAGACGTTCCGCGGCACCATCCTCGGCTACGGCATTGCCAACATCTGGTTCTACGCGTTGGGCGCCGTGTACGGACTGGCCGCGGGCGGCGGCGACGCGCTGCTGACGACTGCGCTCGCGCAGGCAGGCGGCGGCTTTGCGCTGCTGCTGGTGCTGATCGACGAAATCGACAATGCATTCGCCGACGTGCACTCGGCAGCGGTGTCGACGGGCACGTTCTGGACGGGCGCGAGCGTGCCGCTGCTGTCGGCGGCGTTCGGCGCGCTGTGCACGCTGATCGCGCTCGCTGTGCCGATGGCGAAATATCAGAACTTCCTGCTGCTGATCGGCTCCGTGTTCGCGCCGCTGTTCGGCGTCGTGCTGGTCGATCATTTCATCGTGCGCAAGCGCCGCATCGACGTCGAAGCGCTCGCCGATACGCAAGGCCGCTACGCCTACTCGGGCGGCTGGCATATGAGCGCGTTCATCGCGTGGGCGTTCGGCATTGCCGCGTATCAGGCGATCAATCAGTGGCTGCCGAATCTCGGTGCAACGCTGCCCGCGCTCGTAATCGGCGCGGTGTTCTATCTCGCGTTCGTGTCCGTGCGCAAGCAGGCATATGCGTAA
- a CDS encoding DNA translocase FtsK — protein sequence MAKAPYSANAQALPHRMSRLFTEIRWILQVALGVFLVMALISYSRRDPSWTHAAAVDHISNWAGRVGAWTSDILLLLFGLSAWWWIVLLARRISANYRRITRQEEPAEDTPRDNSWLADVFAFVLVLLACDGIEALRMWSLKVQLPRAPGGVIGEAVAKGVSHALGFTGGTLALLIALGIGLSLYFRFSWLSVCERVGDSIINAVTLAKLRREAGRDRKLGEAAAVKREGKVEQNRVKIEEHEPVIIVPPVTKPEKSERVEKERQVPLFESLPGDSTLPAISLLDAAPATQETISADTLEFTSRLIEKKLKDFGVDVSVVAAYPGPVVTRYEIEPAVGVKGSQIVNLAKDLARSLSLTSIRVVETIPGKNFMALELPNQRRQTVRLSEILGSAVYADAGSPLTMGLGKDIGGKPVCADLAKMPHLLVAGTTGSGKSVGINAMILSLLYKASADQVRMILIDPKMLEMSVYEGIPHLLCPVVTDMRQAGHALNWTVAEMERRYKLMSKLGVRNLAGFNNKIDEAAKREEKLPNPFSLTPDDPEPLSRLPNIVVVIDELADLMMVVGKKVEELIARIAQKARAAGIHLILATQRPSVDVITGLIKANVPTRMAFQVSSKIDSRTILDQQGAESLLGMGDMLYLPPGSGLPVRVHGAFVSDDEVHRVVEKLKEQGEPNYIEGLLEGGVSGEGDEGSAEGAGTGAGGTESDPLYDQAVEIVVKNRRASISLVQRHLRIGYNRAARLLEQMEQSGLVSAMSSNGNREILVPARETD from the coding sequence ATGGCAAAAGCTCCATACTCCGCGAACGCGCAGGCATTGCCTCACCGCATGTCGCGCCTTTTCACCGAAATCCGCTGGATTCTCCAGGTGGCGTTAGGCGTCTTCCTCGTGATGGCGCTGATCAGCTACAGCCGCCGCGACCCAAGCTGGACGCACGCGGCGGCCGTCGATCACATCTCGAACTGGGCCGGACGCGTCGGCGCCTGGACCTCGGACATCCTCCTTCTGCTCTTCGGCCTGTCCGCCTGGTGGTGGATCGTGCTGCTCGCGCGCCGCATTTCTGCGAACTACAGGCGCATCACGCGTCAGGAAGAGCCCGCCGAAGACACGCCGCGCGACAATAGCTGGCTCGCCGACGTGTTCGCGTTCGTGCTGGTGCTGCTCGCATGCGACGGCATCGAGGCGCTGCGCATGTGGTCGCTGAAAGTGCAGTTGCCGCGCGCGCCGGGCGGCGTGATCGGCGAGGCGGTGGCGAAGGGCGTCTCGCACGCGCTCGGTTTCACGGGCGGCACGCTGGCGCTGCTGATCGCGCTTGGCATCGGGCTGTCGCTTTATTTCCGTTTCTCGTGGCTCTCGGTGTGCGAGAGGGTCGGCGATTCGATCATCAATGCCGTTACGCTCGCCAAGCTGCGCCGCGAGGCAGGCCGCGACCGCAAGCTCGGCGAAGCCGCCGCCGTGAAGCGCGAAGGCAAGGTTGAACAGAACCGCGTGAAGATCGAGGAGCACGAGCCGGTGATAATCGTCCCGCCCGTGACGAAGCCGGAGAAGTCCGAACGCGTCGAGAAAGAACGCCAGGTGCCGCTGTTCGAGAGCCTGCCCGGCGATTCCACGTTGCCCGCGATCTCGCTGCTCGATGCCGCCCCCGCCACCCAGGAAACCATCTCCGCCGATACGCTCGAATTCACCTCGCGACTCATTGAGAAGAAGCTGAAGGATTTCGGCGTCGATGTGAGCGTAGTTGCAGCGTATCCTGGTCCGGTCGTCACGCGTTACGAAATCGAACCGGCGGTCGGCGTGAAGGGCAGTCAGATCGTGAACCTGGCGAAGGACCTGGCGCGCTCGCTGTCGCTGACGTCGATCCGCGTCGTCGAAACGATTCCGGGCAAGAATTTCATGGCGCTCGAACTGCCGAACCAACGTCGTCAGACGGTGCGGCTGTCGGAGATTCTCGGCTCGGCCGTCTACGCCGACGCCGGGTCGCCGCTGACGATGGGTCTCGGCAAGGACATCGGCGGCAAGCCGGTGTGCGCGGACCTCGCAAAAATGCCGCACTTGCTGGTTGCGGGCACGACGGGCTCGGGCAAGTCGGTCGGTATCAACGCGATGATTCTCTCGCTCTTGTACAAGGCGAGCGCGGACCAGGTGCGAATGATCCTGATCGATCCGAAGATGCTCGAAATGAGCGTCTACGAGGGCATTCCGCATCTGCTGTGTCCTGTCGTCACGGACATGCGCCAGGCCGGTCACGCGCTGAACTGGACCGTCGCCGAAATGGAGCGCCGCTACAAGCTGATGAGCAAGCTTGGCGTGCGGAACCTCGCGGGTTTCAACAATAAGATCGACGAAGCGGCGAAGCGCGAAGAGAAGCTTCCGAATCCGTTCAGCCTGACACCGGACGATCCTGAACCGCTGTCGCGTCTTCCGAATATCGTCGTCGTGATCGACGAATTGGCCGACCTGATGATGGTGGTCGGCAAGAAGGTTGAAGAACTGATCGCACGAATCGCACAGAAGGCGCGCGCGGCGGGCATCCATCTGATTCTCGCGACGCAGCGTCCGTCGGTCGACGTGATCACCGGCCTCATCAAGGCCAACGTGCCGACGCGGATGGCGTTCCAGGTGTCGTCGAAGATCGACTCGCGCACTATCCTCGACCAGCAAGGCGCGGAATCGCTGCTCGGCATGGGCGACATGCTGTATCTGCCGCCTGGTTCGGGTCTGCCCGTCCGGGTGCACGGCGCGTTCGTGTCCGACGACGAGGTGCATCGCGTGGTCGAGAAGCTCAAGGAGCAGGGCGAGCCGAACTACATCGAAGGGCTGCTGGAAGGCGGCGTATCGGGTGAAGGCGACGAAGGTTCCGCAGAGGGGGCGGGAACCGGAGCGGGCGGCACCGAGTCCGACCCTCTATACGATCAGGCCGTCGAAATCGTCGTCAAGAATCGCCGCGCGTCGATCTCGCTCGTGCAGCGGCATCTGCGCATCGGCTACAACCGCGCCGCACGTCTGCTCGAACAGATGGAGCAGTCGGGGCTGGTGTCCGCAATGTCGTCGAACGGCAACCGCGAGATTTTGGTGCCGGCGCGCGAGACGGATTGA